Proteins co-encoded in one Aspergillus fumigatus Af293 chromosome 6, whole genome shotgun sequence genomic window:
- a CDS encoding casein kinase I, which translates to MASSSSNVVGVHYRVGKKIGEGSFGVIFEGTNLLNNQQVAIKFEPRKSDAPQLRDEYRTYKILVGCPGIPNVYYFGQEGLHNILVIDLLGPSLEDLFDHCNRRFTVKTVVMVAKQMLSRVQTIHEKNLIYRDIKPDNFLIGRPGTKAANVIHVVDFGMAKQYRDPKTKQHIPYRERKSLSGTARYMSINTHLGREQSRRDDLEALGHVFLYFLRGGLPWQGLKAATNKQKYEKIGEKKQTTAIKDLCEGYPEEFNKYLTYVRNLGFEDTPDYDYLRDLLTQALKNAGEVEDGEYDWMKLNGGRGWEYKAYSSQQHLQHNLPNSSARELHAQQLRGSQRPGVTADRLNAAQPPPPSPAKPGAGKTRDRPSASGGMPPKRQSGGLEATTPTASTQAQFQNSNANLSGHMGSPANPTKNSQQGQGTQGNDPQPTFVQKLMKALCCDHQQWDDRAGLSPSSTTRQTKGNFVPTSEARIGRSRWQMTRILWSDVPLQQRALYYVRQLRATQYSIPSSHNTNERLPATR; encoded by the exons AtggcatcttcgtcgtccaaCGTTGTTGGAGTTCATTATAGAGTGGGGAAGAAGATTGGTGAAGGATCTTTCGGTGTTATTTTCGAGGGTACAAACCTCTTGAACAACCAACAGGTGGCTATCAAATTT GAACCACGCAAGAGCGATGCACCTCAACTGCGCGATGAATACCGGACATATAAGATCTTGGTCGGATGCC CTGGCATTCCTAATGTCTACTACTTTGGCCAGGAAGGGTTGCACAACATCTTGgtcattgatcttcttggtccTAGTCTTGAAGACCTCTTCGATCATTGCAATCGTCGGTTCACTGTTAAAACCGTAGTGATGGTCGCCAAGCAGATG CTTTCGCGCGTCCAAACAATCCACGAAAAGAATCTGATCTATCGCGATATCAAACCGGACAACTTCCTCATCGGACGGCCGGGCACCAAGGCTGCAAATGTGATTCATGTCGTCGACTTTGGTATGGCCAAGCAATACAGAGATCCCAAGACCAAGCAGCACATCCCCTATCGTGAACGGAAATCGCTGTCCGGTACAGCACGTTACATGAGTATCAACACTCATCTGGGACGGGAACAATCACGACGGGATGATTTGGAAGCTTTGGGCCACGTCTTCCTTTACTTCTTACGAGGTGGCCTTCCCTGGCAGGGGTTGAAGGCAGCTACCAACAAGCAAAAGTACGAGAAGATCggagaaaagaagcaaaCCACTGCCATCAAGGATCTCTGCGAAGGATATCCAG AGGAATTCAACAAGTACCTCACCTACGTCCGCAACCTTGGTTTCGAAGACACCCCCGATTATGACTACCTGAGGGACTTGCTTACCCAAGCTCTAAAGAACGCTGGCGAAGTAGAGGATGGAGAGTATGACTGGATGAAACTGAACGGCGGCAGGGGCTGGGAATACAAGGCGTATTCGTCCCAGCAGCACCTGCAGCACAATCTTCCCAATTCGTCTGCCCGCGAGCTCCATGCACAGCAGCTCCGCGGCAGCCAGAGGCCTGGCGTTACTGCAGACCGTTTAAACGCCGCGCAGCCCCCGCCCCCATCTCCAGCGAAACCTGGAGCTGGGAAAACGCGCGACCGGCCAAGCGCCTCCGGCGGAATGCCACCGAAACGTCAGAGCGGGGGTTTGGAAGCGACAACACCAACGGCATCGACCCAGGCGCAGTTCCAGAACTCGAACGCGAACTTGTCGGGTCACATGGGAAGTCCGGCGAATCCCACGAAGAACAGCCAACAAGGCCAGGGCACCCAGGGCAATGACCCGCAGCCTACTTTCGTCCAAAAATTGATGAAAGCGCTGTGCTGCG atcatcaacaatggGATGATCGGGCTGGTCTTTCACCTTCATCAACAACTCGACAGACTAAGGGAAACTTTGTCCCGACATCAGAGGCAAGAATCGGACGATCCCGATGGCAGATGACAAGGATTCTGTGGTCTGATGtgcctcttcagcagcgCGCACTATACTACGTTCGGCAGCTTCGAGCCACTCAGTACTCCATACCCTCCAGCCATAACACCAACGAGAGACTCCCAGCAACTAGATGA